In the genome of Perca fluviatilis chromosome 4, GENO_Pfluv_1.0, whole genome shotgun sequence, one region contains:
- the LOC120556828 gene encoding delta-type opioid receptor: protein MLLSNSTGSEELLGNGSDTELRNVEQVLVPILDVLILVLGVSGHTMVMVILCGRRRSGVGRIGQSPQSSMTGTGTDVLLLALSVADLLLLSMLPFHTVAIAMQRWPFGDAMCRLLGFLGSASSSASAFTLATLAVSRYLTVVQPARAYSLLSPRRVSIAAALIWVPACCLATPQLVFRFVATPKRAPDGLACFAFQSYRDQLIYGLFHFLVAFLLPLVTIAVAYGSIYRFLWGRQHAGRAPQVERYQSRVTQTSAMLVLAFTLCWLPSYGLTLALLADNITGATGASPRYGPFGIFARVMATSSTVMNPILYVLMSQKFRQDLLRLFKRRGQRASVGVPLAAA, encoded by the coding sequence ATGCTGCTGTCGAACTCTACAGGTTCAGAGGAACTGCTGGGGAATGGCAGTGACACTGAGCTGCGCAATGTGGAGCAGGTCCTGGTCCCGATATTGGATGTACTGATTCTGGTGCTGGGAGTTAGCGGGCACACCATGGTGATGGTGATCCTGTGTGGGAGGCGGAGAAGTGGGGTGGGACGCATTGGACAGTCCCCTCAAAGCTCCATGACAGGCACAGGAACTGACGTCCTCCTGCTGGCTCTGAGCGTTGCAGACCTGCTTTTGCTCTCCATGCTTCCCTTCCACACTGTTGCCATAGCCATGCAGAGATGGCCGTTTGGAGACGCCATGTGTCGTCTGTTGGGCTTCTTGGGATCAGCCTCGTCCTCAGCCAGTGCCTTCACACTGGCCACGCTGGCTGTGTCTCGCTATCTGACTGTGGTGCAGCCTGCCAGAGCCTATAGCCTCCTCTCCCCTCGCCGGGTGTCTATAGCTGCTGCGCTCATCTGGGTCCCGGCCTGCTGCCTGGCTACCCCCCAGCTGGTTTTTCGCTTTGTGGCAACCCCAAAGCGAGCCCCTGATGGCCTTGCTTGCTTTGCTTTCCAGTCCTACCGAGACCAGCTGATCTATGGATTGTTTCACTTCCTCGTGGCCTTCTTGCTTCCACTTGTCACCATTGCGGTGGCATACGGCAGCATCTACAGGTTCCTGTGGGGGAGGCAGCATGCCGGCAGGGCCCCCCAAGTAGAGCGCTACCAGAGCAGAGTGACCCAGACATCGGCCATGCTGGTGCTGGCTTTTACCCTGTGCTGGCTGCCATCCTACGGCCTGACACTGGCCTTATTGGCCGATAACATCACAGGGGCTACTGGCGCATCACCACGTTACGGCCCCTTTGGCATATTTGCACGCGTCATGGCGACATCCTCTACGGTGATGAACCCCATCCTCTATGTACTGATGTCCCAAAAGTTCAGACAAGACCTACTGAGGCTGTTCAAGAGGAGAGGGCAAAGAGCCAGTGTTGGTGTGCCTTTGGCTGCTGCCTGA